The Nitrospirota bacterium genome includes a region encoding these proteins:
- a CDS encoding LexA family transcriptional regulator has product MPIGARLREYREKKHYKVAEFASIIGISQGTLSDIENEKTKPSAETIAAIVRHTDINATWLLTGRTTEKESYMYRAPAERSMIIAEQPAEFMKSDAVSVTVHALGGAGMGKMLVETDPIETIAVPREFWKPSIQVVKVRGDSMEDYIHDGAFVGIDTHDREILSGRIYAIWLPYDGTVLKEIYTTPSDIVFKSRNARYPVFSVPLKEFQTENIIGRVKWVLQEV; this is encoded by the coding sequence ATGCCGATTGGAGCAAGACTAAGGGAGTATCGTGAGAAAAAGCATTACAAAGTAGCTGAGTTTGCCTCTATAATCGGTATCTCTCAGGGCACCCTGTCTGATATCGAGAATGAGAAGACGAAGCCGAGCGCAGAGACTATCGCAGCGATTGTTCGCCATACGGATATTAATGCGACCTGGCTGTTAACCGGAAGGACGACCGAGAAAGAGAGTTATATGTATCGGGCTCCGGCGGAGAGATCGATGATTATCGCTGAGCAGCCTGCCGAATTTATGAAGAGTGATGCGGTCTCAGTTACGGTGCATGCTCTGGGGGGGGCAGGAATGGGCAAGATGCTGGTCGAGACGGACCCGATTGAGACGATCGCGGTGCCGCGGGAGTTCTGGAAGCCGTCTATACAGGTCGTAAAGGTGCGCGGCGACAGCATGGAAGACTACATTCACGACGGCGCGTTCGTCGGGATCGACACGCATGACCGCGAGATCCTGAGCGGACGAATCTATGCGATCTGGCTGCCCTACGACGGGACTGTCCTAAAGGAGATTTATACGACGCCGAGTGATATAGTTTTCAAGTCGCGGAACGCGCGGTACCCGGTGTTCTCGGTGCCGCTGAAGGAATTCCAGACCGAGAATATCATCGGCCGCGTGAAGTGGGTGCTGCAGGAAGTCTAA
- a CDS encoding type II toxin-antitoxin system HicB family antitoxin, with translation MKKEFTVIIEQDEQGYFIAEVPELAGCHTQAKSLDVLLERTKEAIQLCLEVYGRKSPKTHLVGVQKVAV, from the coding sequence ATGAAAAAAGAATTCACCGTAATTATCGAACAGGATGAACAGGGATATTTTATTGCGGAAGTCCCTGAGCTTGCAGGATGCCATACACAGGCAAAGTCTCTTGACGTGCTCCTTGAACGGACAAAAGAGGCAATTCAACTCTGCCTTGAAGTGTATGGGAGAAAATCTCCTAAGACACATCTCGTCGGCGTTCAGAAAGTAGCGGTATGA
- a CDS encoding ArsR family transcriptional regulator, whose product MRVKNVTVGIKSVEAMLSEAKDVMKRLDSGEKVRKKRPGVYFENLETMRKAITEERIRIIKVIKERHPESIYELAKMLHRNIKNVSDDVHYLAGLGLIELERAKANGREKKLPSVNYDKILLEIPV is encoded by the coding sequence ATGAGAGTTAAGAATGTCACCGTAGGGATAAAGAGCGTCGAGGCGATGCTTAGCGAGGCAAAGGATGTAATGAAGCGTCTCGATAGCGGGGAGAAAGTGAGAAAAAAGAGACCGGGCGTTTATTTTGAAAACCTTGAGACAATGAGAAAGGCTATTACAGAGGAAAGGATACGGATCATCAAGGTTATTAAAGAGAGACACCCGGAATCCATCTACGAGCTTGCAAAGATGCTGCATCGGAATATTAAGAACGTTTCTGATGATGTCCACTACCTGGCGGGGTTGGGCCTTATCGAGTTGGAAAGAGCGAAAGCCAACGGCAGGGAAAAAAAACTACCCTCTGTGAATTATGACAAGATTCTTCTGGAGATACCGGTTTAG
- a CDS encoding DUF6516 family protein: MPAVKGSPHGYKYSLVYIRHGKRVVCYDNHEGKGDHRHYGNKEEPHRFSGIDKLFEDFYRDVRRARKHES, translated from the coding sequence GTGCCGGCTGTGAAGGGCTCACCCCACGGCTATAAATATTCTCTGGTTTATATCAGGCACGGCAAGCGCGTTGTGTGCTATGACAACCACGAGGGCAAGGGCGATCACCGGCATTATGGCAATAAAGAAGAGCCGCACAGGTTCAGCGGCATTGACAAGCTTTTTGAGGACTTTTACAGAGATGTAAGGAGGGCAAGAAAACATGAGAGTTAA
- a CDS encoding thioredoxin-like domain-containing protein codes for MPVISYAGKVNAPDFPKGLEWLNTEHPLSLRELKGKVVLLDFWTYCCINCIHVIPDLKRLEAKYRSELVVIGVHSGKFSTERETANIREAILRYGIDHPVVNDRSFEVWDAYTVNAWPSFILIDPEGKVVGKHSGEDIFDIFDRVIRGMIREFDMFGKIDRQPLSFVSEQQRAPRSLLSFPGKVASDGTHLYIADSNHNRIVVVALADHSVADTIGDGTEGLADGSCENARFSRPQGIAVSGQVLYVADTGNHAVRAVDLAKRKVVTLAGTGRQARRFNVSGKGTAVELNSPWDLVVHNGILYIAMAGPHQLWTLDPETGWARPHAGSGREGLIDGPLAEAVLAQPSGITTDGRRLYFADSEASAVRAADPDAGGMVETFVGEGLFEFGDRDGVGTEARLQHPLGVLSHEGVLYVADTYNNKIKRIDPASRRCETVIGAGRQGMTDGPAGTAELNEPNGLTQAHGKLYIADTNNHLIRIFDLAAQELSTMSLQHADALLPPQRKRDPFEGKRVELPEQTVAAGAGAIELTVLFPEGLKLSAMAPFSFRCSFEDGSAVRMAPGVADQTLPHPVFPLSLPVAFSPGAVQGAIDLIVYYCQAGREYLCFIKHLRAIVPVRVVEEGGARTVRVEVAIDAAA; via the coding sequence ATGCCGGTTATTTCCTATGCCGGAAAGGTCAACGCGCCTGATTTCCCCAAAGGACTGGAATGGCTCAATACCGAGCACCCGCTCTCGCTCCGCGAGCTGAAGGGGAAGGTCGTGCTGCTCGACTTCTGGACGTATTGCTGCATCAACTGTATTCATGTTATCCCGGATTTGAAGCGGCTCGAGGCAAAGTACCGCAGCGAGCTGGTGGTTATCGGCGTGCATTCCGGTAAATTCAGCACCGAGCGGGAGACCGCCAATATCCGCGAGGCGATCCTCCGCTACGGGATCGACCACCCCGTCGTGAACGACCGCTCCTTCGAAGTGTGGGACGCCTATACGGTTAACGCCTGGCCGAGCTTCATTCTCATCGACCCCGAGGGAAAAGTGGTCGGAAAGCATTCCGGAGAGGATATCTTCGATATCTTCGACAGGGTGATACGGGGTATGATCCGGGAGTTCGACATGTTCGGGAAGATCGACCGGCAGCCGCTCTCCTTTGTTTCCGAACAGCAGCGCGCCCCCCGCTCGCTCCTCTCGTTTCCCGGCAAGGTCGCCAGCGACGGGACGCACCTCTACATAGCCGATTCGAACCATAACCGCATCGTCGTCGTCGCTCTCGCCGACCACAGCGTTGCCGACACTATCGGTGATGGTACGGAGGGATTGGCGGACGGGAGCTGCGAGAATGCCCGGTTCAGCAGGCCGCAGGGCATCGCCGTGAGCGGGCAGGTGCTCTATGTGGCCGATACCGGGAACCACGCGGTCCGCGCCGTGGACCTCGCGAAGAGAAAGGTGGTCACCCTGGCCGGGACAGGCAGGCAGGCGCGCCGTTTCAATGTCAGCGGGAAAGGTACGGCTGTCGAGCTGAACTCGCCCTGGGACCTTGTCGTTCACAACGGTATTCTTTATATAGCCATGGCGGGTCCGCACCAGCTCTGGACGCTCGACCCCGAAACCGGCTGGGCGCGCCCCCATGCAGGCTCGGGCCGCGAGGGGCTCATCGATGGCCCCCTTGCCGAAGCAGTCCTCGCCCAGCCGAGCGGCATCACGACCGACGGCAGACGCCTCTACTTCGCCGACAGCGAAGCGAGCGCCGTTCGCGCAGCCGACCCCGATGCCGGGGGCATGGTCGAGACCTTCGTCGGCGAGGGACTTTTCGAGTTCGGTGACAGGGACGGCGTCGGGACGGAGGCGCGGCTCCAGCACCCTCTCGGCGTGCTCTCCCATGAGGGGGTCCTGTATGTCGCCGATACCTACAACAACAAGATAAAGAGGATTGACCCTGCGAGCAGACGCTGCGAAACCGTCATCGGCGCCGGACGGCAGGGAATGACCGACGGTCCCGCCGGAACAGCGGAGCTCAACGAACCCAACGGGCTGACGCAGGCGCACGGGAAGCTCTACATCGCCGATACGAACAACCACCTGATTCGTATCTTCGACCTTGCGGCGCAGGAGCTCTCGACGATGAGCCTGCAGCATGCGGATGCGCTCCTGCCGCCGCAGCGCAAGCGAGATCCGTTCGAGGGAAAGCGGGTGGAGCTCCCGGAGCAGACCGTGGCAGCGGGAGCGGGCGCTATCGAGCTCACCGTACTCTTTCCCGAAGGGTTGAAGCTGAGCGCTATGGCGCCGTTCTCATTCCGCTGCAGCTTTGAGGACGGGAGCGCAGTGCGCATGGCGCCGGGTGTCGCGGACCAGACCCTCCCTCATCCCGTGTTTCCGCTCAGCCTGCCTGTCGCCTTCTCCCCCGGCGCTGTGCAGGGCGCCATAGATCTCATCGTCTACTACTGCCAGGCCGGCAGAGAATACCTCTGCTTCATAAAGCATCTCCGCGCCATCGTCCCGGTGCGCGTTGTCGAAGAGGGCGGCGCGCGTACGGTACGGGTCGAGGTTGCCATAGATGCCGCTGCGTAG
- a CDS encoding prolyl oligopeptidase family serine peptidase — protein sequence MDTNTQKSITRTAGYRYLLFLPNRYLDQEEPWPLVLFLHGAAERGNDLKRIKAHGIPRVVEERKDLPFIAVSPQCPEGEYWIPDMLAVLLDEVEAEHRVDRDRISLTGISMGGYGAWRMAMDYPDRFAALAPICGGGDPDEVCRIKHLPVWAFHGARDRVVPLSESEEMVNALRSCGGTVRFTVYPDAGHDAWTVTYNNPELYAWLLQHRRQAVFSNE from the coding sequence ATGGATACGAACACACAGAAGAGCATCACCCGGACCGCCGGATACCGGTATCTGCTTTTTCTCCCGAACCGCTACCTCGACCAGGAGGAGCCGTGGCCGCTGGTCCTTTTTCTCCACGGCGCGGCTGAACGGGGTAACGATCTGAAGAGGATAAAGGCCCACGGGATACCGAGGGTCGTCGAGGAGCGGAAGGACCTTCCCTTCATCGCCGTCTCTCCCCAGTGCCCTGAGGGCGAGTACTGGATACCGGACATGCTGGCCGTGCTGCTCGACGAGGTAGAGGCCGAGCACCGCGTCGACCGCGACCGCATCTCTCTCACCGGGATCAGCATGGGAGGCTACGGCGCCTGGCGCATGGCGATGGACTACCCCGACCGCTTCGCCGCGCTCGCGCCGATCTGCGGGGGAGGCGACCCCGACGAGGTATGCAGGATCAAGCACCTGCCGGTGTGGGCATTCCACGGGGCCAGGGACAGGGTCGTCCCGCTTTCGGAATCGGAGGAGATGGTGAACGCGCTGCGGAGCTGCGGCGGCACGGTGCGGTTTACGGTATATCCCGATGCCGGCCATGATGCATGGACCGTAACGTACAACAACCCGGAGCTGTACGCATGGCTGCTGCAGCACCGGAGACAGGCCGTATTCAGTAACGAGTAA
- a CDS encoding cold-shock protein produces MAFEGKVKWFNEAKGFGFIQQENGADVFVHYSAIKSDGFKTLAEGQKVQFDIVEGDRGPKAINVEKV; encoded by the coding sequence ATGGCGTTCGAAGGAAAGGTGAAGTGGTTCAATGAGGCGAAGGGGTTCGGCTTTATCCAGCAGGAGAACGGGGCGGATGTATTCGTGCATTATTCCGCGATCAAGAGCGATGGATTCAAGACGTTAGCCGAGGGCCAGAAAGTCCAGTTCGACATTGTCGAAGGAGATCGCGGACCGAAAGCGATCAATGTAGAAAAGGTCTAA
- a CDS encoding MATE family efflux transporter codes for MALSIQPGDPAGPARLPGRYDYLVRLEEGVSCCTPFVLPWRRRALKERTVNLTEGSLRTTIWQLSWPMLLIMVFNFLVGLADVYVAGFIGPPVQAAVGFVSQIFFLIIIIANAISIGTVALLSRALGAGNFDEAVGLARQSLLFSLLAAAAITAAGLLLYRDIVVLAGFPPDIRKIAEDFLRIYALAVGPNYIVIITNAVFRSSGEVKKTLFTMFFVSVINIVGNFVFALGLFSVPALGHVGIALSTALAMTAGMLINFGLFAFSRWRALYEGPWRVSASVIKRVFRLSWPAAMLQIAWNAGSIVLYNVLSRLDEGSITALASLTNGLRIEAIIYLPAFALNMAASVLVGQNLGARQVVRAEKAGWHMAAVGIALVSSMALIIFIGAERFAALVTNSPAVLEETTRYLRITMLSEPFMALSAILGGGLQGAGDTKGTMWVIIIAMWFIRLPLAYLAAIVLDFGAPGVWTAMVVSMVIQGMLMAARFRSGLWKKVTVE; via the coding sequence TTGGCCCTCAGTATCCAACCCGGCGACCCGGCCGGACCGGCACGATTACCTGGCCGGTACGATTACCTGGTAAGATTGGAGGAGGGCGTATCCTGCTGCACGCCGTTCGTGCTGCCGTGGAGGAGAAGAGCACTGAAGGAGAGGACGGTCAACCTTACTGAAGGGAGCTTGCGGACGACTATCTGGCAGCTCTCGTGGCCCATGCTGCTCATCATGGTCTTCAATTTCCTCGTGGGACTGGCCGATGTCTACGTAGCGGGATTCATCGGCCCGCCGGTGCAGGCGGCCGTAGGGTTCGTCAGCCAGATATTCTTCCTGATCATCATCATCGCCAACGCGATCAGCATCGGCACGGTGGCGCTCCTTTCGCGCGCCCTCGGCGCCGGCAATTTCGATGAGGCGGTGGGCCTTGCCCGCCAGTCGCTCCTGTTCAGCCTGCTCGCTGCTGCCGCGATAACGGCTGCAGGGCTCCTCCTGTACCGCGATATCGTGGTCCTTGCGGGCTTTCCTCCGGACATCAGGAAGATCGCCGAGGACTTCCTCCGCATCTATGCCCTTGCCGTAGGGCCGAATTACATAGTAATCATTACCAACGCCGTATTCCGCTCGAGCGGCGAGGTGAAGAAGACGCTCTTCACCATGTTCTTTGTGAGCGTCATCAACATCGTCGGGAATTTCGTTTTCGCCCTCGGCCTCTTTTCCGTTCCCGCGCTCGGCCATGTCGGCATCGCCCTTTCGACGGCCCTCGCCATGACCGCCGGCATGCTCATCAACTTCGGCCTCTTCGCTTTCAGCCGGTGGCGGGCGCTCTACGAGGGACCCTGGAGGGTGTCGGCTTCCGTCATCAAGAGAGTATTCAGGCTCAGCTGGCCGGCGGCCATGCTCCAGATCGCCTGGAACGCCGGGAGCATCGTCCTCTACAACGTCCTGAGCCGGCTCGATGAGGGGAGCATTACCGCCCTCGCCTCATTGACGAACGGCCTCAGGATCGAAGCGATCATCTATCTCCCCGCGTTTGCGCTCAATATGGCCGCTTCGGTGCTCGTGGGACAGAATCTCGGCGCCCGGCAGGTCGTGCGGGCGGAGAAGGCGGGATGGCACATGGCGGCAGTCGGGATAGCGCTCGTAAGCTCGATGGCGCTTATAATATTCATAGGGGCAGAGCGGTTCGCCGCCCTCGTGACCAACAGCCCCGCCGTGCTCGAAGAGACGACGCGCTACCTGAGGATCACCATGCTCTCCGAACCCTTCATGGCCCTGAGCGCCATCCTCGGGGGAGGGCTCCAGGGCGCGGGAGATACGAAAGGGACCATGTGGGTGATCATCATCGCGATGTGGTTCATCAGGCTGCCCCTGGCGTATCTTGCGGCCATCGTCCTCGACTTCGGCGCTCCCGGGGTCTGGACGGCGATGGTGGTCTCCATGGTGATCCAGGGCATGCTGATGGCGGCACGGTTTCGCAGCGGACTTTGGAAAAAAGTCACGGTAGAATAA
- a CDS encoding type II toxin-antitoxin system HicA family toxin — MSQYPSLTGKQLISLLKKKGFVATRQKGSHVFLQHPDGRATVVPVHSGESIGPGLLSKILRDVEMTRNELIKSR; from the coding sequence ATGAGCCAATACCCCTCCCTTACCGGGAAGCAGCTCATCTCCCTATTGAAAAAAAAGGGTTTTGTTGCTACCAGACAAAAGGGAAGCCATGTATTTTTGCAGCACCCTGATGGAAGGGCAACAGTAGTGCCGGTCCACTCTGGTGAAAGTATTGGACCGGGACTGTTATCAAAGATCCTGAGGGATGTTGAAATGACGAGAAATGAATTGATAAAGAGCCGATAA
- a CDS encoding GIY-YIG nuclease family protein gives MPYVVYILKSDATGTSYVGQTSDLEKRLGEHNNGKSLSTRNQRPWRLVYKEVYQTRAEAVRREKHFKSVKGRLELKAQGIL, from the coding sequence ATGCCCTACGTTGTATATATTCTCAAGAGCGATGCAACGGGAACCTCGTACGTAGGCCAGACCTCGGATTTGGAGAAGAGACTTGGAGAGCACAATAATGGCAAAAGTCTCTCAACAAGAAATCAACGGCCGTGGCGATTGGTTTATAAAGAAGTGTACCAGACACGCGCTGAAGCAGTGCGGCGGGAAAAGCATTTTAAATCAGTTAAAGGCCGCTTAGAGCTTAAAGCACAAGGGATTTTGTAG
- a CDS encoding class I tRNA ligase family protein gives MLKLFNTLGRRLETFHPVSKKVVTMFTCGPSVYQRSHIGNFRTFLFEDIVVRYLEYKGCAVRRGMNFTDVEDKAYKAAREKKTTVRALTEKNIRTFCREMEQLRIKMPDYLPRASEHVEKAVEIIQELLDRGSAYWYKGSVYFDPLTFPGFGKLYGLDMSRWPKRKRRFHRDTYPGMQWNLGDFILWHGTPHGAWKTAIGRGRPSWNIQDPSMISDCFDETLSIYCGGIDNLFRHHDYNLAILETIRPYPMARFWLHGHHLYVDGHKMSKSKGNILYTETLQERGYSLSEIRFFLIYGHYRTRLNYSDRAMEEVANRLRRFKTYVKKTEKRAGPKPAACPLVNRVEAAFVAGMDNDLNVKEAFDGVAGVLESGGGKALSPGEAACMLQALQRIDEVLNVVY, from the coding sequence ATGTTGAAACTTTTCAACACCCTGGGAAGAAGACTCGAGACCTTCCACCCTGTCAGCAAGAAGGTGGTCACCATGTTCACCTGCGGCCCCTCGGTCTACCAGCGGTCGCATATCGGCAATTTCAGGACCTTTCTCTTCGAGGATATCGTCGTGCGCTATCTCGAGTACAAGGGATGCGCCGTGCGGCGGGGCATGAATTTCACCGATGTGGAGGACAAGGCATACAAGGCGGCCCGGGAGAAGAAGACCACCGTGCGCGCCCTTACGGAGAAGAACATCCGCACCTTCTGCAGAGAGATGGAGCAGCTCCGGATAAAGATGCCCGACTACCTCCCCCGCGCCTCGGAGCATGTGGAGAAGGCGGTCGAGATCATTCAAGAGCTCCTCGACCGCGGCAGCGCCTATTGGTATAAGGGAAGCGTCTACTTCGATCCCCTCACCTTCCCCGGCTTCGGCAAGCTCTACGGCCTCGATATGTCCCGATGGCCGAAAAGAAAGCGCCGCTTCCACCGGGATACCTATCCCGGCATGCAGTGGAACCTCGGCGATTTCATTCTCTGGCACGGGACGCCGCACGGCGCCTGGAAGACGGCGATCGGGAGGGGAAGGCCGTCATGGAATATACAGGACCCGAGCATGATCAGCGACTGCTTCGATGAGACGCTCTCGATCTACTGCGGGGGGATCGACAATCTCTTCAGGCACCACGACTACAACCTCGCTATTCTCGAGACGATCAGGCCCTATCCGATGGCGCGCTTCTGGCTCCACGGTCACCATCTTTATGTCGACGGCCATAAGATGTCGAAGAGCAAGGGGAACATCCTTTACACAGAAACGCTTCAGGAGCGGGGATATTCGCTCAGCGAAATACGGTTCTTCCTCATCTATGGCCATTACCGGACGCGGCTGAACTATTCGGACCGGGCCATGGAAGAGGTTGCAAACAGGCTGCGCCGATTCAAGACATACGTAAAGAAGACGGAAAAGCGGGCCGGCCCGAAGCCAGCGGCATGTCCCCTGGTCAACCGGGTCGAGGCCGCCTTCGTGGCGGGAATGGATAACGATCTCAATGTGAAGGAGGCCTTCGACGGCGTTGCCGGGGTGCTCGAGTCAGGCGGAGGCAAGGCGCTCTCTCCCGGTGAAGCGGCATGCATGCTCCAGGCGCTGCAGCGCATCGATGAAGTGCTGAACGTGGTTTATTAA
- a CDS encoding adenylyltransferase/cytidyltransferase family protein has translation MGRKVICAGTFDHFHPGHLDFLKQAKSLGDELMVIVARDETVRRIKGFLPSHDEQQRRANVESARIADLVVLGHLDTDLFEIVDELGPDVIALGYDQRVSEEEIRRRFPRLTVVRLASFHPEHFKSSVYRNKRT, from the coding sequence ATGGGGAGAAAGGTTATCTGCGCAGGCACCTTCGACCACTTTCATCCGGGGCACCTCGACTTTCTCAAGCAGGCGAAATCCCTCGGCGATGAGCTGATGGTCATCGTGGCGCGGGATGAGACGGTACGACGGATAAAAGGGTTTCTCCCCTCCCACGACGAGCAGCAGCGGCGCGCCAATGTCGAGTCCGCCCGCATCGCCGACCTCGTCGTTCTCGGGCACCTCGACACCGATCTCTTCGAGATAGTGGACGAGCTCGGGCCCGATGTCATCGCCCTGGGATACGATCAGCGCGTCTCGGAAGAAGAGATCCGCCGGCGGTTTCCCCGGCTCACAGTAGTGCGCCTCGCCTCATTCCATCCGGAACACTTCAAGTCCTCGGTCTATCGCAACAAGCGGACCTGA
- a CDS encoding aminotransferase class V-fold PLP-dependent enzyme, which yields MGNEHTSSAEELLDREFQLRSGLIHLNHAGVAPWPTRTARAVQRFAEENVRQSSCNYAAEWLGVEAELRAKAALLMNAPSAGDIALLKNTSEALSVVAYGIDWRAGDNIVSSDQEFPSNRIVWESLAACGVELREADLASAATPEGALFALVDGRTRLVTISSVQFGTGLRMDLSRIGELCRKRGILFCIDAIQSLGAAAFDVREVEADFVMADGHKWMLGPEGLALFYARPGARDRLRLTQYGWHMVDPLGDFDTREWSVAKTARRFECGSPNMLGIHGLDASLSLLLETGMEEVERRVSARAAHLFDRIRSEAALELVTPGEPGRSAGIVTFRLRDTDPAPLYRHLMQHDVLCALRSGGIRLSPHFYTPLDQLDHVMAMIADYLKRV from the coding sequence ATGGGTAACGAACATACCTCCTCTGCTGAGGAACTGCTCGATCGGGAGTTTCAGCTCCGGAGCGGTCTGATCCATCTCAACCACGCCGGGGTCGCCCCATGGCCGACGAGGACAGCCCGGGCCGTTCAACGCTTCGCCGAAGAGAATGTGCGGCAGAGCTCGTGCAACTATGCCGCCGAGTGGCTCGGGGTCGAGGCGGAGCTCCGGGCGAAGGCAGCGCTGCTCATGAACGCCCCCTCTGCGGGAGACATCGCCCTCCTCAAGAATACTTCAGAGGCGCTCTCGGTCGTCGCTTACGGAATAGACTGGAGAGCAGGAGACAACATCGTGAGCAGCGACCAGGAGTTCCCCTCGAACCGCATCGTGTGGGAATCCCTGGCTGCCTGCGGGGTGGAGCTCCGCGAAGCGGACCTCGCGTCCGCCGCAACGCCCGAGGGCGCCCTGTTTGCGCTCGTCGACGGGAGAACGCGCCTCGTCACGATCAGCTCGGTGCAGTTCGGAACCGGCCTCCGCATGGACCTCTCCCGTATCGGCGAGCTCTGCAGAAAGCGCGGGATACTCTTCTGCATCGACGCGATTCAGAGCCTCGGCGCAGCAGCGTTCGATGTCCGGGAGGTGGAGGCGGACTTCGTGATGGCCGACGGTCATAAGTGGATGCTCGGGCCCGAGGGCCTCGCCCTCTTCTACGCGCGTCCCGGTGCGCGCGACCGGCTCCGGCTCACCCAGTACGGCTGGCACATGGTCGATCCGCTCGGCGATTTCGATACGAGGGAGTGGAGCGTGGCGAAGACGGCGCGCCGGTTCGAATGCGGCAGCCCGAACATGCTCGGGATTCACGGGCTCGATGCGAGCCTTTCGCTGCTCCTCGAGACAGGAATGGAGGAGGTGGAGCGGCGGGTAAGCGCACGGGCGGCGCACCTCTTCGACCGTATCCGTTCAGAGGCGGCTTTGGAGCTCGTGACCCCGGGCGAGCCTGGCCGCTCTGCCGGTATCGTGACCTTTCGCCTTCGCGACACCGATCCCGCCCCTCTCTACCGTCATCTGATGCAGCACGATGTCCTCTGCGCCCTCCGCAGCGGCGGCATCCGCCTCTCGCCGCACTTCTATACCCCCTTGGATCAGCTCGATCATGTAATGGCAATGATCGCGGACTATCTCAAGAGGGTATAA